The genomic interval TCATTTTGTTTTACCGGAATTCAAAGGGTGTTGCTCTGACGCAAGAAGGTGAAATCCTTTATTCCTATATTGAGAAATCTCAAATTCTCATCTCGCTAGCCGAAGAAAAGATGGCGGCGCTTAAAAATTTGGACAGCGGTGAGCTGCGGATCGGTGGAAGTGATTCGTTATTCAAGCATTATTTGCTGCCTTATTTGGAAACTTATCACGAAAAATATCCCGGTATCAAGCTGCATCTGAATCATGGAACGACACCAGAAACCATCGCTTTTCTGAAGGAAGGCAAAATCGATTTGGGCGTCGTTCGTATGCCCATCGTCGATTCGCAGCTAGAGGTTATGAAGGGCATTCAGCTGCAGGATTGTTTTGTAGCAGGAGCAAGATATGCTGAGCTTAAGGACAAGGTGCTTTCTCTAGAAGTGCTGCTCCAGTATCCAATTATCCTGTTCTCTCGAAACAGTCGTGTACGAATGGCGATTACCGAATTATTCCAA from Paenibacillus sp. FSL K6-3182 carries:
- a CDS encoding LysR family transcriptional regulator; this encodes MINYELYKVFYWTAKKGSLSQAAKSLYITQPSVSHAIKQLEDSLGIILFYRNSKGVALTQEGEILYSYIEKSQILISLAEEKMAALKNLDSGELRIGGSDSLFKHYLLPYLETYHEKYPGIKLHLNHGTTPETIAFLKEGKIDLGVVRMPIVDSQLEVMKGIQLQDCFVAGARYAELKDKVLSLEVLLQYPIILFSRNSRVRMAITELFQNYGYQIKPEIEVGSVDLLIEFARKGLGISYVTKEFIAKELEEGSLFEIQLDIQMPPSQVGFMIMHNMPLSNAASKFLELVK